Proteins co-encoded in one Marinobacter qingdaonensis genomic window:
- a CDS encoding polyribonucleotide nucleotidyltransferase, whose amino-acid sequence MNSKVKKSVALSVVAGFSLQLVACGTILYPERKGQTSGHLDPGVVILDGIGLLFFLIPGVIAFAVDFSNGTIYLPGGTASLDSGEVNAVQITGEMTNEKIEQAIFEHTGERVSLEDDAVQAREETITLSALNREVRFL is encoded by the coding sequence ATGAACAGCAAGGTTAAGAAGTCTGTCGCACTGTCTGTTGTCGCCGGGTTTTCACTGCAGCTCGTCGCCTGTGGCACGATTCTGTACCCGGAGAGAAAGGGCCAGACCTCGGGCCACCTGGACCCCGGCGTGGTGATCCTGGATGGCATCGGCTTGCTGTTCTTCCTGATTCCCGGGGTCATTGCCTTCGCGGTCGATTTCAGCAACGGCACCATCTACTTGCCCGGTGGCACTGCGTCCCTGGATTCCGGCGAGGTGAATGCCGTGCAGATTACCGGTGAGATGACCAACGAAAAGATCGAGCAGGCCATTTTTGAACACACCGGCGAGCGGGTCAGCCTGGAGGACGATGCGGTTCAGGCCCGGGAAGAGACGATCACCCTGAGTGCGCTGAACCGGGAAGTGCGGTTTTTGTAG
- a CDS encoding methyl-accepting chemotaxis protein, with protein sequence MIASNSERAPWLPLIGRFHHLLVLLLFALAVALPGFALTGLVVAVLVTLAGWWLGAGRFSREEAPAPASATQSGEVLDISEDQPVGAGQAGRIAREHNELLASMRGALSDLRHHAVQVAVQSARLRKLTGEAQQSATKQEEVSQLIAQSSGEGATALEDITERTGSVSELNSRNLDGVRESNEALSQVAERIREVNDQLQNFRETVAGLSESAGKIGKILEMVQGFSDQTNLLALNAAIEAARAGEAGRGFAVVADEVRQLAQKIASATGDVHEIISDMDARVGRTEKDTEQLLVQTDQAREEVTSTAAQFDNMLQYIEQAHAELLSITSSVEEVSITNRQVHEHGNEIHDLGRELAKEIAESDAFSEQLRKATEASMELLARYRIGRGAFEEILEARQQLAAEVEQRLTELARQGVDIFDRRYEPIPNTSPQKYRTSFSDRFKREFQDLTDQSKERFTGTVYSLLVDVKGYIPVHHRATSQPPTGDPNKDLLYSRDQRLYNSNETETRRASHTERFLLQTYIRDTGEILNDLSIPVYVDGKHWGAVIMGFNPDLLLAGDGRG encoded by the coding sequence ATGATTGCATCGAATTCAGAACGCGCGCCGTGGCTGCCGTTGATTGGCCGTTTCCATCATCTGCTGGTTTTGCTGCTGTTCGCGCTGGCGGTGGCGCTGCCCGGGTTTGCCCTGACGGGGTTGGTGGTGGCGGTACTGGTTACGCTGGCGGGCTGGTGGCTCGGGGCTGGCCGGTTCAGCCGTGAGGAGGCACCGGCTCCGGCGAGCGCCACTCAGTCCGGCGAGGTGCTGGACATCTCCGAGGACCAGCCGGTCGGCGCTGGCCAGGCCGGGCGCATTGCCCGGGAGCACAATGAACTGCTGGCCAGCATGCGCGGCGCCCTGTCGGACCTGCGCCACCATGCGGTGCAGGTGGCGGTGCAGTCGGCGCGGCTGCGTAAGCTCACCGGCGAGGCCCAGCAGAGTGCCACCAAGCAGGAGGAGGTGTCCCAGCTCATTGCCCAGTCCAGTGGCGAGGGAGCCACGGCCCTTGAGGACATTACCGAGCGCACCGGGTCGGTGTCGGAGCTCAATTCCCGCAACCTGGACGGGGTGCGCGAGTCCAACGAGGCGCTGTCCCAGGTGGCCGAGCGCATCCGCGAGGTAAACGACCAGCTGCAGAACTTCCGCGAGACCGTGGCCGGGTTGAGCGAGAGCGCGGGCAAGATTGGCAAGATCCTGGAAATGGTGCAGGGCTTTTCCGACCAGACCAATTTGCTCGCCCTCAACGCCGCCATTGAGGCGGCCCGGGCCGGGGAGGCCGGCCGCGGTTTTGCGGTGGTGGCGGACGAGGTGCGCCAGCTGGCCCAGAAAATCGCGTCGGCCACCGGCGACGTGCACGAGATCATCAGCGACATGGACGCCCGGGTCGGGCGCACGGAAAAGGACACCGAGCAACTGCTGGTGCAGACCGATCAGGCCCGGGAAGAGGTGACCTCAACCGCCGCCCAGTTCGACAACATGCTGCAGTACATCGAGCAGGCGCACGCGGAGCTGCTGTCCATCACCTCGTCGGTGGAGGAGGTCAGCATCACCAACCGCCAGGTGCACGAGCATGGCAACGAGATCCATGATCTGGGCCGGGAGTTGGCGAAGGAAATTGCCGAGTCAGACGCCTTCTCCGAGCAGCTTCGCAAGGCCACCGAGGCCTCCATGGAGTTGCTGGCCCGCTACCGGATCGGCCGGGGCGCCTTCGAAGAGATCCTGGAGGCCCGTCAGCAACTGGCGGCGGAGGTCGAGCAACGGCTGACCGAACTGGCCCGGCAGGGCGTTGATATCTTCGATCGGCGTTACGAGCCGATTCCAAACACCTCGCCCCAGAAATACCGCACCAGCTTCTCCGATCGCTTCAAACGCGAGTTCCAGGACCTGACCGACCAGAGCAAGGAGCGCTTCACTGGCACCGTCTACAGCCTGCTGGTGGACGTGAAAGGCTACATTCCCGTGCACCACCGGGCCACGTCCCAGCCGCCCACCGGCGACCCGAATAAAGACCTGCTCTACAGTCGCGACCAGCGGCTGTACAACAGCAACGAAACCGAGACCCGACGGGCCAGCCACACCGAACGGTTCCTGCTGCAGACCTACATCCGGGACACCGGCGAGATCCTGAACGACCTGTCGATTCCGGTGTATGTGGATGGCAAGCACTGGGGCGCGGTGATCATGGGGTTCAATCCGGACCTGCTGCTGGCCGGTGACGGCCGCGGCTGA